A single genomic interval of Helianthus annuus cultivar XRQ/B chromosome 6, HanXRQr2.0-SUNRISE, whole genome shotgun sequence harbors:
- the LOC110944339 gene encoding PKS-NRPS hybrid synthetase CHGG_01239-like, with the protein MSGFSTDQVFKSREELMEWVRNTGRSLGYAIVTKRSKAKNGYVSKVVLMCDRGGVYKSDKDSSRETGTRKINCPFEMVAKFSKKNGSWTLKVKPGEHNHPPGEYMEGHPILKRLTPNEHQLVAELTGKGVFPKDILGVIKERDENNVSTIKNIYNARDKIRATDHKGKSLMEVLMSHLNDKGYTFEISTNRVSNMLEDLFFVPKISYKYFLDFPHVLLMDVTYNTNKYKLPFLEIVGVTSTNKTISIAFAVMRKETEEKYLWALNCLKSTLDERSMQQPRVIVTDRELALMNACEKVFPNATRLLCRWHVSQSIFRNCKSFFTTDHDWKIFNIMWNALVESQTWTSFLQNYKQLQSMLIHHQDVLDYLNSTWLNKYKEMFVSVWTNECLHFGNQKTNRAESQHAKLKKFLNSANCTLDKIVRHIDEVVNLQGIVHLRTIKSRITLKSLGDIVHSGI; encoded by the exons ATGTCTGGATTTTCAACAGATCAG GTGTTCAAGTCTCGTGAAGAGTTGATGGAATGGGTTAGAAACACCGGACGTAGTCTTGGTTACGCTATTGTGACTAAAAGATCGAAAGCTAAAAATGGCTACGTGTCTAAAGTTGTACTTATGTGTGATCGTGGTGGTGTGTATAAATCAGATAAAGATTCAAGTAGAGAGACCGGCACTAGAAAGATAAATTGCCCGTTTGAAATGGTAGCGAAATTTTCAAAAAAGAATGGTTCTTGGACGTTAAAAGTAAAACCTGGTGAGCATAATCATCCACCCGGAGAATATATGGAGGGACACCCAATCCTCAAACGATTGACACCTAATGAACACCAATTGGTGGCAGAGTTGACGGGGAAGGGTGTGTTCCCAAAAGATATTTTAGGTGTTATCAAGGAGCGTGATGAAAATAATGTCTCTACAATTAAAAACATATATAACGCACGTGATAAAATTCGAGCAACGGATCATAAAGGGAAATCTTTGATGGAGGTGCTAATGTCTCATTTAAATGATAAAGGGTATACTTTTGAAATTTCTACCAATAGAGTTTCAAACATGTTGGAAGACTTATTCTTTGTTCCTAAAATCTCATACAAGTACTTCCTTGATTTTCCACATGTGTTGCTTATGGATGTCACATACAATACGAACAAGTATAAATTGCCTTTTCTTGAAATTGTTGGTGTAACTTCTACCAACAAGACAATCTCCATAGCTTTTGCAGTTATGCGTAAAGAAACAGAGGAGAAATATCTTTGGGCATTAAACTGTTTAAAATCAACTCTAGATGAGAGGAGCATGCAACAACCACGTGTTATAGTTACGGACAGGGAGTTAGCTCTGATGAATGCATGCGAGAAAGTTTTTCCGAATGCTACCCGATTACTTTGTAGGTGGCACGTTTCTCAAAGTATATTTAGAAACTGCAAATCATTTTTCACCACGGATCATGATTGGAAAATCTTCAATATAATGTGGAATGCACTCGTTGAATCTCAAACGTGGACATCATTCCTCCAAAATTACAAGCAACTTCAGTCAATGTTAATCCATCATCAAG ATGTTTTGGATTACTTGAATAGTACTTGGTTAAACAAGTATAAAGAAATGTTTGTGTCCGTATGGACTAACGAATGCTTACATTTCGGAAATCAGAAAACTAACAGAGCTGAAAGCCAACATGCCAAGCTCAAAAAATTCTTGAATTCAGCAAATTGTACCTTAGATAAGATTGTTCGTCACATTGATGAAGTAGTGAACCTGCAAGGCATAGTTCATTTACGAACTATCAAGAGCAGGATTACACTCAAGAGCCTTGGAGACATAGTTCATTCGGGTATCTAG